One genomic segment of Zymoseptoria tritici IPO323 chromosome 5, whole genome shotgun sequence includes these proteins:
- a CDS encoding fungal transcriptional regulatory protein (Fungal transcriptional regulatory protein) has product MLLLGVNAHPPPHLRCLSTSLPLSLWPDLSGNRSSQHKLADRMSHATATPAPPATGHTKQYVFVDEYNRHKRLKVMRACDGCRKRKIRCDGALQNGPWPCGACVRLKLKCVPPTLDQDDDQQTAGSTAGTQQFSFQNTTFPATGPIDTKQRSQNVLTAQPQMVHEWANGVPPSLDPPPPASTPGLRPDLDYLQSFDRTPSSRADATQPVNAYFESDAAQSDYDSRGHPAFIRSQTVGSSSSGGDPQDVDATVRELSHQMGDLQIDVTSAAPYITNQQQISADAPAMEEAEVVLPASVLADPVARIPPEMMPSEERAMDYFGYFFEHIHPYVPVLNKGAFLDQWRVARNTISPLLLEGIFASVARYLEEQVESRRWLALASRHEERFKDVPRLSTIQAMLILMKARESISKRGYYYRSWMDTKYMITMGLDLGLHDHREQHRMGNACKLRKPDCMMRTRIWQALFTLEILVGAPQGRLDYSIELDTVDVDMPIPSGDVNSFELQASRQSTVMAQSVRNIKLSNVLWQANRRHRKDWALDPAFVRHNEDLPAWLKHLPPDFQIHFPEDGSPPWLGGDHYVADVNCYHHLVVIMHHRPQLQALLDKGDPDFKGQLDICLDAAVRMCRIQEALYRDFGFHGLHFMIRGVNYTIYCVLTCTMLHLAAITSPDPVLNSQARQYFARHMRVLEHCLPSSTPEMQVQINALREAFSADTSLPFELKSTLGLRSPVMENQSTPSSTYSNQGNAAPFHTPGWASTTDAASSKTSMAPSEYGTFNNMPGQPIQSRPGMPFHANSFEMSTAPSYPPHIVTQLPQSQQIGFALEPVVSNEQHTPVWDPSGIFQQWNTAFGGAPPPQATPPAPRSMQTTLAPMMQNQLSPTGAQAAYGTQQIPTMAASTPPAMPVVTPLMWQDAFTSAFVSGHGQKRYREASIDHSAYAQYPNASKRRG; this is encoded by the exons ATG TTGCTCCTCGGCGTCAACGCGCATCCGCCGCCACACCTCCGATGCCTCTCTACATCACTGCCGCTGTCTCTTTGGCCCGACCTCTCTGGTAATCGATCCTCACAGCACAAGCTTGCCGACCGGATGAGCCACGCTACCGCCACGCCAGCGCCTCCGGCGACTGGCCACACGAAGCAGTATGTCTTCGTCGACGAGTATAACCGACACAAGCGGCTCAAGGTCATGCGCGCCTGCGATGGCTGCCGCAAACGCAAAATCCGCTGCGATGGCGCTCTACAGAACGGTCCATGGCCGTGTGGAGCATGTGTGCGTCTCAAACTCAAATGTGTGCCACCGACTTTGGATCAGGACGACGACCAGCAAACCGCCGGCTCTACCGCCGGCACTCAGCAGTTTTCATTCCAGAACACCACATTTCCGGCCACCGGTCCGATCGACACGAAACAACGCTCTCAAAATGTCCTGACTGCCCAACCGCAGATGGTCCACGAGTGGGCCAACGGAGTTCCGCCTTCCTTGgatccacctcctccggcCTCAACTCCAGGTCTCCGCCCTGACCTTGATTACTTGCAATCGTTCGACCGAACCCCATCATCCCGTGCTGATGCCACTCAGCCCGTGAATGCCTACTTCGAGTCGGACGCAGCACAATCCGACTACGACTCTCGCGGGCACCCTGCATTTATCCGCTCCCAGACTGTGGGCTCGAGTAGTTCTGGTGGCGATCCACAGGATGTCGATGCCACTGTGCGAGAATTATCGCACCAAATGGGTGACCTGCAGATCGATGTCACATCTGCCGCACCTTATATCACGAACCAACAGCAAATATCCGCTGACGCTCCGGCGATGGAGGAAGCAGAGGTCGTCCTGCCGGCTTCTGTTCTGGCCGATCCAGTCGCACGCATACCGCCTGAGATGATGCCTTCGGAGGAGAGGGCCATGGACTACTTTGGCTACTTCTTTGAGCACATCCATCCCTACGTTCCTGTACTCAACAAAGGCGCATTTCTGGACCAGTGGCGAGTGGCACGGAACACGATCTCGCCTCTGCTCCTCGAGGGCATATTTGCCAGTGTAGCAAGGTATCTGGAAGAGCAGGTGGAATCCCGAAGGTGGCTCGCGCTTGCCTCCCGCCACGAGGAGCGCTTCAAGGACGTGCCGAGACTGAGTACGATCCAAGCCATGTTGATACTGATGAAAGCAAGGGAGAGCATATCCAAGCGTGGGTACTACTACCGTTCATGGATGGATACGAAGTACATGATCACGATGGGATTGGACCTTGGTCTTCACGATCATCGCGAGCAGCATCGGATGGGAAATGCCTGCAAGTTGAGAAAGCCAGACTGCATGATGAGAACACGAATTTGGCAAGCCTTATTCACGCTGGAAATCCTGGTAGGGGCTCCGCAGGGACGGCTGGATTATTCCATCGAGCTCGACACGGTGGACGTTGACATGCCAATTCCCTCTGGCGATGTCAATTCATTCGAGCTTCAAGCGTCACGTCAGAGTACAGTAATGGCGCAATCAGTCCGAAACATCAAGCTGTCGAATGTGCTATGGCAGGCCAATCGACGCCATAGGAAGGACTGGGCATTGGACCCGGCCTTCGTACGGCACAACGAAGACCTCCCCGCCTGGCTGAAACATCTACCGCCAGACTTCCAGATCCATTTTCCGGAGGATGGCAGTCCGCCGTGGCTAGGTGGCGACCACTATGTCGCTGATGTCAACTGTTACCATCACTTGGTGGTGATCATGCACCACAGACCTCAGCTTCAAGCACTGCTTGACAAAGGAGATCCCGACTTCAAAGGCCAGCTAGACATCTGTTTGGACGCTGCAGTGCGCATGTGCCGCATTCAAGAGGCGCTATATCGCGACTTTGGTTTTCACGGACTGCACTTCATGATTCGGGGAGTCAACTACACGATCTACTGTGTCTTGACATGTACCATGCTACACTTG GCTGCCATCACCTCACCTGATCCTGTATTGAACAgccaagcaaggcagtactTTGCCCGACACATGCGTGTTCTGGAACACTGTCTACCCTCATCCACACCGGAGATGCAAGTCCAAATCAATGCGCTCCGCGAAGCCTTTAGCGCCGATACGTCACTACCGTTCGAATTGAAATCGACATTGGGATTGAGAAGTCCAGTAATGGAGAACCAGTCGACGCCTTCGAGCACATACTCAAACCAGGGCAATGCAGCCCCATTCCATACACCTGGATGGGCCAGCACGACAGATGCTGCCTCCAGCAAAACTTCAATGGCGCCGAGTGAATATGGCACCTTCAACAACATGCCTGGCCAGCCAATACAGAGTCGGCCTGGAATGCCGTTCCATGCTAACAGCTTCGAAATGTCAACGGCGCCCTCATATCCGCCGCATATCGTCACACAGCTTCCTCAGTCTCAGCAAATTGGATTCGCGCTTGAGCCTGTCGTCAGCAATGAGCAACATACTCCAGTGTGGGACCCCTCTGGAATCTTCCAGCAGTGGAACACTGCCTTCGGTGGcgctccacctcctcaagCAACCCCTCCCGCCCCTAGAAGCATGCAGACAACGTTGGCACCAATGATGCAAAATCAGCTTTCGCCGACCGGAGCCCAAGCTGCCTACGGCACACAGCAGATTCCGACGATGGCTGCTAGTACACCCCCAGCAATGCCTGTGGTCACACCCTTGATGTGGCAAGATGCATTTACGAGCGCCTTTGTCTCCGGCCATGGTCAAAAACGATACCGGGAAGCCAGCATCGATCATTCAGCATATGCGCAATATCCCAATGCCTCAAAACGGCGCGGttga
- a CDS encoding uncharacterized protein (Secreted protein, similar to phosphatidylinositol/phosphatidylglycerol transfer protein.), whose product MKLLSLATSALLATHVSARSTFFSISDAAPLDANLAIPGENPLEHCADPKDDILALKKVDLNPNPPRAGTELTITASGILSEDVGEGAKIQLQVKYGLITIINQSADLCETVKNVDLECPLKKGKMSLTKAVKLPAQIPPGNYHVSADVVSKDGDKVTCLKASVEFKRGGAVVYKQGL is encoded by the exons ATGAAGCTTCTATCACTCGCAACCTCTGCGCTTCTCGCTACCCACGTCTCTGCGCGCTCCACCTTCTTCAGCATCTCCGATGCCGCACCGCTAGACGCCAACCTTGCCATCCCAGGCGAGAACCCTCTCGAGCACTGCGCAGATCCCAAGGATGACATCCTCGCACTGAAGAAGGTTGACCTCAACCCAAACCCACCACGCGC CGGCACTGAGCTCACCATCACGGCTTCGGGTATACTCAGCGAGGACGTTGGTGAAGGCGCAAAGATCCAACTGCAAGTCAAATACGGTCTGATTACCATCATCAACCAAAGCGCCGACCTCTGCGAGACCGTCAAGAACGTCGATCTGGAATGCCCGCTtaagaagggcaagatgaGCCTCACGAAGGCGGTGAAGCTGCCAGCGCAGATCCCGCCAGGCAACTACCATGTATCTGCGGACGTCGTTTCCAAGGATGGGGACAAGGTGACTTGCTTAAAGGCGAGCGTTGAGTTCAAGCGTGGAGGAGCTGTGGTGTACAAGCAGGGATTGTAG